The following proteins are encoded in a genomic region of Odocoileus virginianus isolate 20LAN1187 ecotype Illinois chromosome 14, Ovbor_1.2, whole genome shotgun sequence:
- the C14H5orf22 gene encoding UPF0489 protein C5orf22 homolog isoform X2 — protein MPAVYAGHFSHVVWLHPTWAQQIREGRHHFLVGKDTSTTTIRVTSTDHYFLSDGLYVTEDLLENPKPLQLDVIMVKPYKLCHSQGENDVVSSAKKPKLALEDSENTASTNGDSCSEGLEKDTVTQRRDHTCLQPSCSCSSESQECHTAVSTGEILEILEKRDAFILDIDLDFFSVKNPFKEMFTQEEYKILQELYQFKKPGSNLTEEDLVDCVDNRIHQLEDLEAAFADLCDGDDEETVQKWASNPGMELLVPLVQSLKKRMEAPDYEMVHQAGLTCDYSELPHHISTEQEIEHLIQSLHNVLKNFPKPTLVTIARSSLDDYCPSEQVETIQEKVLSVLRSLYGTLDIHLVYSAESTAS, from the exons ATGCCTGCAGTTTATGCTGGCCATTTTTCTCATGTAGTATGGCTTCATCCCACATGGGCTCAGCAAATCAGAGAGGGCAGGCATCATTTTTTAGTAGGCAAAGACACTTCTACCACAACAATCAG GGTTACAAGTACAGATCATTACTTCCTAAGTGACGGTCTTTATGTAActgaagacctgctggagaaccCAAAACCTTTACAATTGGATGTAATTATGGTAAAACCTTATAAACTCTGTCACAGTCAAGGAGAAAATGATGTAGTGTCTTCTGCTAAGAAGCCAAAGCTAGCCCTGGAGGACTCAGAGAACACTGCCTCTACTAATGGTGACTCTTGTTCagaaggactggaaaaggacacaGTGACACAGAGAAGGGACCACACTTGTCTACAACCATCATGTTCATGTTCTTCTGAAAGCCAAGAATGCCATACTGCAGTTAGCACTGGAGAGATTCTGGaaattttggagaaaagggatgcatttattttagatattgacttagattttttttcagtcaagaatCCCTTCAAAGAAATGTTCACTCAG gagGAGTACAAAATCTTACAAGAGCTGTACCAATTTAAAAAGCCTGGAAGCAACCTGACAGAG GAAGATTTGGTAGATTGTGTTGATAATCGAATTCATCAATTAGAAGATTTAGAAGCTGCTTTTGCTGATTtgtgtgatggtgatgatgaagaaACTGTACAGAAATGGGCTTCAAACCCTGG AATGGAATTACTAGTTCCACTGGTACAGAGTTTGAAAAAACGGATGGAAGCACCGGACTATGAAATG GTTCACCAGGCTGGTCTAACCTGTGATTATTCAGAACTCCCTCACCATATCAGCACAGAACAAGAAATTGAACATCTTATTCAGTCTTTGCATAATGTtctaaaaaattttccaaaaccTACTCTAGTGACAATTGCAAG GTCAAGTCTGGATGATTACTGTCCTTCTGAGCAAGTTGAAACCATTCAAGAAAAAGTCCTCAGTGTACTACGCTCCCTCTATGGGACTCTAGACATTCACCTGGTGTATTCAGCAGAGTCCACTGCATCTTGA